GCTGACCTGGGCCTTCCTCCTGCCGGCACAGGAATCGTACAAGTACTTCCCTTCCTCGGTGAGTCCAGCcccccagggcgggcggggcctgcggGCAGGGCGGTCAGGGCCAGTCCTGAGATTCTGCCCCGCAGCTCTCGCCGGTGACGCCCTCAGAGTCCCTGCCAAGGCCTCGCCGGCCACTGCCCACCCAGCAGCAGCCACAGCCATCGCAGAAGCTGGGGCGCATCCGCGAGGACGAGGGGGCAGTGGCATCAGCAGCAGTCAAGGAGCCGCCTGAGGCTACGGCTACACCCGAGCCGCTCTCGGACGAGGACCTCCCACTGGACCCTGACCTGTACCAGGACTTCTGTGCAGGGGCCTTCGATGACCATGGCCTGGTGAGCGGACAGAGCGTCCCATGGTGGAAGGGTAGAGATTACAAAAGCAGAGAGTGTCCATAATGAGGAGGGAGGAGGCAGAGGGTATGGAAGGCTGACGTGGGGACCGAGCAGGTGGCGGGGAAGTCACGAGTGGAGCAGGCGAATCAGCGTATGCCTCACTCACAGCCCTGGATGAGTGACACGGAGGAGTCCCCGTTCCTGGACCCTGCGCTGCGGAAGAGGGCAGTGAAAGTGAAGCACGTGAAGCGTCGGGAGAAGAAGTCTGAGAAGAAGGTGACCGAGAGGGTGcagtgggtgtggggagggagggcgaAGGTCAGGGGCTGAAGGGCTGGGGTGCAGGGGGAAACAGGGGTCCGGGGCTGACTTCAGCTGCGCCCTGCCCTGGCCCGTCTTGTCCCACAGAAGGAAGAAAGATACAAGCGGCATCGGCAGAAGCAGAAGCACAAGGACAAATGGAAACACCCGGAGCGCGCTGACGCCAAGGACCCTGCGTCGCTGCCGCAGTGCCTGGGCCCTGGCTGTGTGCGCGCTGCCCAGCCCGGCTCCAAGTATTGCTCAGACGACTGCGGCATGAAGCTGGCAGCCAAGTGAGTCACTGCTGGAGGGTTCAGGGGAGTCGGGGTACAGGGTGGGGCATGACCAGAGCCCTCTGTGTGTCTGCCAGTCAGTCACCATTCAGTCAACCAGGCACCCACCGGGCCATCCACCTGCTCCCCCGTCCGTCTGTCTGTCCGCCCAGCCATCTGCCCTTCAGTCACCTGGTTACATATCCTTTCACCATTGAGTCACTCGTCTGCTCTGCGGCCTTGGATCACACCGCTCATCTTACTGCCTTGCCTCCTTCTCTGCTCACCCAATTCACTGCCTCCCTGCAGCCGCATCTACGAGATCCTCCCCCAGCGCATCCAGCAGTGGCAGCAGAGCCCCTGCATTGCTGAGGAGCACGGCAAGAAGCTGCTCGAGCGCATCCGCCGGGAGCAGCAGAGCGCCCGCACCCGCCTTCAGGAAATGGAGCGCCGATTCCACGAGCTCGAGGCCATTATCCTGCGGGCCAAACAGCAGGCTGTGCGCGAGGACGAGGAGGTgagcgggcgcgggcgcgggcgcggcgCAGGGCCCAGTACCTGCTCCCGCCTGGCCTcatcatcccccccaccccgtgcagAGCAATGAGGGTGACAGCGATGACACGGACCTGCAGATATTCTGCGTCTCCTGCGGGCACCCCATCAACCCACGTGTTGCCTTGCGCCACATGGAGCGCTGCTACGCCAAGGTCAGGGTGTCGGCCTGAGGGGGCGGACGGTGTGGGGACATCAGTGGGTCCCTGGGGGCGGGGGTGCCGTCTCGCGAGGGCATGCGGCGCACATCCACAGTCCCTCCGTTTGTGCTCACCCCTCCAGTACGAAAGCCAGACGTCCTTTGGGTCCATGTACCCGACCCGCATCGAGGGGTGAGTGTGGGCGCTGCGGGGGTTAGTGGGGCCGGGCCTGGGCGCCACCCTCCGCTTCCTCTGCTACCTTCTCTGCTCCACACCCCCAGGGCCACACGACTCTTCTGCGACGTCTACAATCCTCAGAGCAAGACATACTGCAAGCGGCTCCAGGTGCTGTGCCCCGAGCACTCACGGGACCCCAAAGTAAGCTTTTCCCTCAGCTCTCCCCATTCTgtcccccttccttccccgcGGGCCacatttctcccttcctccctttcccgcTTCCCTGTTTCCTGCCGGCCCACTTCCACAGCTCCCACTTGCCTTGCCTCCTCGCCCTTCATGCCTCTCCTTTTTCGTGTTGCATCACCgcctactcctccctccccccacccgccttcctcctctcctccttccctctccattccttcccagtcccCCCCCCCATTCCTGTCCTCCTCCCTGCCTCACCACCCCGCACTCACGCCCACCCCCGGTCTCCCTGCAGGTGCCAGCTGACGAGGTATGCGGGTGCCCCCTTGTACGTGACGTCTTCGAGCTCACGGGTGACTTCTGCCGCCTGCCCAAGCGCCAGTGCAACCGCCACTACTGCTGGGAGAAGCTGCGGCGGGCCGAGGTGGACCTGGAGCGCGTGCGCGTGGTAGGTCTCGGCGGAtgcggcggggcggcggggcggcggggcggcggggcggggagCTCGGGGACCTCCTTCTCACGTCTCCTCCTGCCCCCCCGCCAGTGGTACAAGCTGGACGAGCTGTTTGAGCAGGAGCGCAACGTCCGCACCGCCATGACCAACCGGGCGGGCTTACTGGCCCTGATGCTGCACCAAACCATCCAGCACGACCCGCTCACAACCGACCTGCGCTCCAGTGCTGACCGCTGAGCCCCAGCGGTCCAGACGCCCTCCTGCCCTGCGCCGCGGGCGGGAGCGGCCCCGGAGCCCCCATTTGTCTGGTCTGCCATTCATGTTCCTCCCACGGTCCCTGAGTTTCTCCCTGCGCCCGTCCACCGTTTGACCGCCTGTTTGCCCTTACCATAGGGCCTGGGAACTTCCTTACGTCCTTGTCTGTTTCTCTGCCTCTCCGTTCTCTGTGCCTGGGAGGGGCTGCGGAGTCTGCGCACCCTTGCCTCCCCCACTCTGGTTTTGTtaataaaattttgatgaagcaaGAAAGCTAAATATGGACGGTCTCCAAACTTTTTTCCGTTGCAACTGCGTTCCCGCGCCCCTAGAGTGGCATACCTGTACTCCGGGGGGGCTGCAGTACAGGTGTAGGCTGCACATATCCAGTCGGCGCCCACTCTGTGCTCTGCAGGCTCCGCCTTGGTCTGTGGGGATATGAGGTGCTGAGGGAGAGTCCAGGGACCTACACTGTCAGCCTGTCTTCTCATTGTGTGACAGTGGGTATACAGTCAGTGCTCAGTccgtgtatggctgattcatcaTTACTGTGTGAGCaggaattttcttatttattcttattgATGGTCTCCAGACCAGAGCTGTATGAAATGATGGACACAAGGCCCTCCTCTTTCCCCAGAAACCCCTCTCTCGGGACGCGTGTACAGCGGGAGCCCACTGGGTTTGTGTCGGGAACACCAGCCTGTCCTCTCATTGTCAGGTGCAGTCAGCCACACAACACTACCTTTCCAGCATGGACCTGCCCTCACGGGCCTCCTGTTTACTTGCAGAGCAGCACCAGCCCTCCCCTAGTGGAAGAAGCTCTGGCCATCGCCAGGCATGACTTGTCCCTAGGCGCTCTAGTGACTCCAGCGGGGAAGAGAGAACGGGACATAATAGCCCTGGAGGAGAGCTTATGTTTTAAGGTAGGATAAGAAAATTTAAGCATAACATGCTCCCTACCCGTATTGGGCCCTCCCCAATGGGCAATGTGCATCTGCATTATACATTAACCAGATCTCCTCAAAGGCAGGAATgtctgctcaaccataaagatcaattttttCCTTCTCGACGCCAGCAATGTAACTCCTTAGACGATAAAATTCTTAATTCTTTCCTAATTTTGTAAGGGGTCATGGTGACCTGGTGCTGCTTCCTATGTGCAGATCTGGACTATGTatctttggtgaactttatgtaagATGTCAGTGTGTCATTTTGATGTAgaccctttgtctcaaaaatgtatataactTCTAACAAGCGGAATAGTCCTCAGAGTTTTCTGAACAACTCTTTCTGTGGTtctaatcctcaggttggctcgaataaaattctctatttctcctttagattgttgattaatttttcatcaacatAGGTCTTATTCTGTTCAGTACCTCTAGTTGAAGTGGATATTGTTGAATATTAGGCAGAGGCTTGGAGTTGTCAACAGTCATTTAAATAGGAGTGGCTGACACAGAGGTATATAGTGACAGGGAAACATAGGCTATACATGTTATCAATCATATTGACTTGTTGCACAAACATTGTACATGTACTTTTAGCAGTAGAATTTAAACAGTGATACACGCCATGCGTAGCTTGATAGGTAGGAAAAGGATAATAATACATACAGTGAAAATAAtaatcatctgtaaaacagagcaaaaaaaaattacctaatcCTGAAGAGAGCCAACTAAACAGatcattaaaagtttttttttttttaatgtcataaccattttgccttttaaacattttatctaGGAGCATCTCTACTTCTGCAGAGGTATTGCTATAGGTGCATCAAGTAGTGTGAGCAATAGCACAACTCCTTGTTTAGCCAGTAGAAAATCAaaggtagggaattccctggcggtccagtagtcaggactctgtgcttccactgcagggggcacgggttcgatccctggtcagggaactaagatcctgcaagcggtgaggccaaacaaacaaaaaaaagattagaaaaaaaaaaagaatatcaaaggTAACTATTATCCAATACTACTTAGGTTAAGGAACTGAGGGATGTCTCTTAATGCTTTTTGTAGTCTCTTCAGCTATTTGACCAACGGGTGGCTGATAGATTTATGACCATATCTCTCTTTACATATACTCCTTCACTAGGAATCAAGATTCTCAAAAGACTTTGCTACCAAGTATCTTGGTATCCTAATAACATTGATCTCTTCTGtaatggagagagaaaggagtttTATCTGTCTCTTTTATATAGACAATGGGATAACATAACATCCCAATAAGCATAAACCTTCTACCTGTCAGTTCTTAAGATATTTATGTGCCCATTCTTGGGAAGGTGGGTCAATTCCAATGCCATATATGAAGACAAAACCTGAGGATGCAAGTGATCCCAAAGTTGCAAGTCCAACGATCGGTTAAATGGCCCCCAGTAGCTATACTCTGTGACAATTTTACTAAAGAATTTTCTTTCCACCCTAAACACTGGGTCAAAAGTATAGCCAGAAGCAAAACAATAACTCTCAATGTTGACAGAGAGACAGGCAGTTGGTAAACCGTACAACTGAACCAGTAGGATGGGTCTTCCAGGGCTGGTCTGGACTCTTGGGTCAGCTGTCTGCTACTGTTGTCGACTTCTTCTCATCCCAGCTTGGTGCAGCTTGTCTTAGTCGAAGTCAGGTGTCAGAAACGGGGGTCACGGTCCATTTAGGAGcagaagcctttttaaaaaatgagagataGGAACACAGGAGTTTACTCCTCTGAGCTTTGCAGCACAGGGGTTAGTTAATAATACCTGATAGGGCCCTTTCCAACGCAGCTGCAAAGCATCTTGTACTTACGCCTTTTCCAATGGACAAAGTCTCCAGATTGCAGTCCATGATCCATAAGGTCTTCATCTCCTGGGAGCTCACGGTGAAAGGAATGTTaccagcttttcattttctttaagtgCCTTAACGAGTCCCTGATGATAATGCAACATATCACACCCTTACGCAATGCTGGTTCATACATGCCTTCATCTGGGCACATAGGTCGTCCAGCGGTTATTTCAAAAGGAGACAGTTGATGCTTACCAAAAGGAGTGGCCCTAAGGCTGAGAAGTACCAATGGGAGAGCTTCTGGCCATGAAAGATTAAAAGCCCCTGAGAGTTTTGTCAGTTGCGTTTTGATAGTGCTGTTAGTTCTTTCTAACAATCCTGAAGATTGGAGGGGGGAGATAAGTGCATTAAAGATGCTGCATTATTGGCTAAATGTCATAAATAGATTTAATTATTTGTCTGGCAAAGTGAGTCCCTGGTCACTATGTAACTCAGAAGGAATTCCCCAAACAGGAATTATTATTTCCAATAGTGATTTACCTACTGTTATACCCATTGCTCTCCTGCAGGGAAAAGCTTCAACCCAGTGTGAAAACATACAGATCATCACCAAGATTATTTATATCCTCGAGGTGGTGGCATTTGGACAAAGTCCAATTGCCATACCTCAAAGGGTCCCTTAGGAAGAAGAACGTGGCCTTGTGCCCCATGAAGTGGTTTTCTGGGATTATATTTAGGACACAGAGTACAGTGAGTACATACTTTATGAGCCACCATGGGAGAATGTTTCCAAAATTATAGTTTTCCCCATAAAACCATCTTTCGGGTGCCTAATGAGTTAAAGAATATACATGCTGGAGTAACAGCCATTGTGCTCTAACAGACACTATAGGTTTTTAAAATCAGGTCCAAAGCATATTTGTGTGATGGGTTCAAAAATTCCCCCTTTTTGTAGCcacatctgtttatcttctttagtGGCGATTTCTTGAGCCTATGGAAGGAAATCTTTTACTGGGTTAGCAGGGTTCACAGAGAGAGCAGTGGAAGTTCTCAAAGCTGAAcaggatgaattttttttttaaattattagcacctttaattattatttatttatttatttatttatttttttggctgtgttgggtcttcgtttctgtgcgagggcttc
This genomic stretch from Eubalaena glacialis isolate mEubGla1 chromosome 15, mEubGla1.1.hap2.+ XY, whole genome shotgun sequence harbors:
- the CXXC1 gene encoding CXXC-type zinc finger protein 1 isoform X2, translated to MEAEASDPEPPDAGEDSKSENGENAPIYCICRKPDINCFMIGCDNCNEWFHGDCIRITEKMAKAIREWYCRECREKDPKLEIRYRHKKSRERDSTERDGSEPRDEGGGRRRPAPDLDLQRRAGSGTGVGAMLARGSASPHKSSPQPLVATPSQHHQQQQQQIKRSARMCGECEACRRTEDCGHCDFCRDMKKFGGPNKIRQKCRLRQCQLRARLSPVTPSESLPRPRRPLPTQQQPQPSQKLGRIREDEGAVASAAVKEPPEATATPEPLSDEDLPLDPDLYQDFCAGAFDDHGLPWMSDTEESPFLDPALRKRAVKVKHVKRREKKSEKKKEERYKRHRQKQKHKDKWKHPERADAKDPASLPQCLGPGCVRAAQPGSKYCSDDCGMKLAANRIYEILPQRIQQWQQSPCIAEEHGKKLLERIRREQQSARTRLQEMERRFHELEAIILRAKQQAVREDEESNEGDSDDTDLQIFCVSCGHPINPRVALRHMERCYAKYESQTSFGSMYPTRIEGATRLFCDVYNPQSKTYCKRLQVLCPEHSRDPKVPADEVCGCPLVRDVFELTGDFCRLPKRQCNRHYCWEKLRRAEVDLERVRVWYKLDELFEQERNVRTAMTNRAGLLALMLHQTIQHDPLTTDLRSSADR
- the CXXC1 gene encoding CXXC-type zinc finger protein 1 isoform X1 produces the protein MEAEASDPEPPDAGEDSKSENGENAPIYCICRKPDINCFMIGCDNCNEWFHGDCIRITEKMAKAIREWYCRECREKDPKLEIRYRHKKSRERDSTERDGSEPRDEGGGRRRPAPDLDLQRRAGSGTGVGAMLARGSASPHKSSPQPLVATPSQHHQQQQQQIKRSARMCGECEACRRTEDCGHCDFCRDMKKFGGPNKIRQKCRLRQCQLRARESYKYFPSSLSPVTPSESLPRPRRPLPTQQQPQPSQKLGRIREDEGAVASAAVKEPPEATATPEPLSDEDLPLDPDLYQDFCAGAFDDHGLPWMSDTEESPFLDPALRKRAVKVKHVKRREKKSEKKKEERYKRHRQKQKHKDKWKHPERADAKDPASLPQCLGPGCVRAAQPGSKYCSDDCGMKLAANRIYEILPQRIQQWQQSPCIAEEHGKKLLERIRREQQSARTRLQEMERRFHELEAIILRAKQQAVREDEESNEGDSDDTDLQIFCVSCGHPINPRVALRHMERCYAKYESQTSFGSMYPTRIEGATRLFCDVYNPQSKTYCKRLQVLCPEHSRDPKVPADEVCGCPLVRDVFELTGDFCRLPKRQCNRHYCWEKLRRAEVDLERVRVWYKLDELFEQERNVRTAMTNRAGLLALMLHQTIQHDPLTTDLRSSADR